The following proteins come from a genomic window of Hemitrygon akajei unplaced genomic scaffold, sHemAka1.3 Scf000042, whole genome shotgun sequence:
- the LOC140720441 gene encoding NACHT, LRR and PYD domains-containing protein 3-like → MEDIPDIDKTPFNSLVLSVTELAEKGNRAGASKLLLDLVMEKGSGARRVMWESFVKLHHHLPKLSRILNEIRERGDDQFAYVDTERGLSEVPKHLKDVRQKHMESLRTQTETLRVNTILMREKVKVFQLVDRYAELTVISTVRDRTLVEHELLARGRDHEEWRQKHLRKELEKIHIANLFHNSYSHSFRDKMKRFFTQLTSGCSVAMAGVPGIGKTTLVQKIVYDWATGKIYQQFHFVFCFKFRDLNSIDCRINLRELILEQYPYFGNSLRKVWKNPEGLLFIFDGLDEFKHRIDFEDSRRDTEPKHQCPDPEWKCEVSDIVYSLIQGKLLPGCSVLLTSRPAALHLLEKAEISVWTEILGFVGEERKEYFIRYFEDQTVAEAVFKHVQENEILYTMSYNPSYCWILALALGPFFTQRVRDPQRVPKTITQLYSYYIYNILKNHGREIENPCEVLLRVGQMAFRGVSEKKIVFTDGDLIKYNLQPSQFLSGFLMELLEREDSARSVVYTFPHLTIQEFVAAVAQFLNPHPGDILKFLTEAHNTTDGRFEVFLRFVAGLSNPMTARGLEEFLGPFAHQTTYRVIDWVKEEVKRQSGNIWSEAGKRRLLNTLHYLFESQNRGLAQSALESVDILSFSGMTLTPIDCAVLSHVIGLCDTIKHLNLEKCNIQCEGIQQLGPGLHKCQELRVGKNKLGDSGVKLVSAALRNPECKIQELELGNVGLTDSGAEDLASALSTNPSLTGLSLSDNELGDSGVKLVSAALRNPECKIQKLRLNKVGLTDSGAEDLANDLITNRSLMYLDLSANTLGDSGVKLLSAALRNPECKIQRLWLTGVHLSDSGVEDLVSAIIINRLITRLNLESNWLTDRSIPALRLLILALPSLERIVLVENKFSQAGEKELMTLQESRPGLRVIFDHRNL, encoded by the exons ATGGAAGATATCCCTGACATTGACAAGACACCATTCAACAGCCTCGTTCTC agcgtgactgagctggcggagaagggaaaccgagcgggcgcttccaaactcctcctggatctggtgatggagaagggctcgggggcccggagggtgatgtgggaatcctttgtgaaactgcatcaccatttaccgaagctgagcagaatattgaatgaaatacgggaacgtg GTGACGACCAGTTCGCCTACGTGGACACTGAGCGGGGTTTATCTGAAGTGCCCAAGCATCTGAAAG ATGTTCGACAGAAACACATGGAGAGTCTGCGGACACAGACTGAAACACtcagagtgaacacgatcctgatgagggagaaggtgaaggtattccagctggttgatcgatacgctgagctcacggtcatttctactgttcgagatcggacactggtggaacatgagctgctggcaagaggcagagaccacgaggagtggagacagaaacatctccgtaaagagctggagaaaatCCACATTGCTAATCTATTTCATAATAGTTACTCACATAGTTTTCGGGACAAAATGAAAAGATTCTTCACACAATTAACTTCGGGATGCTCGGTAGCaatggccggagtcccggggatcgggaaaacgacactggtacaaaagattgtttatgactgggccacagggaaaatataccaacaattccactTTGTCTTCTGTTTCAAATTCCGAGATTTAAACTCCATtgactgcagaataaacctgagggaactaATACTGGAACAGTATCCATACTTTGGGAATTCACTGAgaaaggtctggaagaacccagagggattgctgtttatattcgatggtttggatgaattcaagcacagaatcgattttgaggacagtcggagagatacagaacccaagcaccagtgcccagatcccgagtggaagtgtgaagtgtctgacattgtgtacagtttaatccagggcaagctgctcccagggtgttcagtgctgctgACCTCCCGTCCTGCTgcattacatttattggaaaaggctgagATCAGTGTTTggactgaaatcctgggatttgttggtgaggaacggaaggaatatttcatcaggtattttgaagatcagacggtggcggaagctgttttcaaacacgtgcagGAGAACGaaatcctgtacaccatgagctacaacccctcctactgctggatcctcgctctagcactgggccccttcttcacacaaagagtcagggacccgcagagagttcccaagaccataactcaactgtactcctactatatttacaacatcctgaaaaaccacggccgtgaaaTTGAGAACCCCTGTGaagtgttactcagggttggtcagatggccttcagaggagtgtccgagaagaagattgtgtttacagatggagatttgatcaagtacaatctgcagccttcccagttcctgtccgggttcctgatggagcttttggagagagaagattctgcccggagcgtggtgtacacattcccacacctcaccatccaagagtttgtagctgcagtcgcacaattcctgaatccacatcccggggatatcctgaaattcctcactgaagcccacaacacgacagatgggcgatttgaggtatttcttcgATTTGTTGCcggtctctccaacccaatgacagctcggggacTGGAGGAATTTCTGGGTCCATTTGCTCATCAAACAACCtaccgggtgattgactgggtgaaggaggaggttaaacgccagagtggaaacatatggagtgaagctggtaaaaggcgcctcctgaacacattgcactacctgtttgagtctcagaatcgtggactggctcagtcCGCACTAGAATCCGTGGACatactttcattcagtggaatgacactgaccccgattgactgcgcggtcctgtctcatgtcattggactctgtgatacaataaaacatctCAACCTGGAGAAAtgcaacattcagtgtgaaggaatccagcagctgggacccgggctgcacaagtgccaggagttgag agttgggaagaataaactgggagattcaggagtgaaactggtgtctgcggctctgaggaacccggagtgtaaaatacaggaactgga GCTGgggaatgtcggtctcacagattctggggccgaggatctcgcctccgctctcagtacaaacccatcactgacggggctGAGCCTGAGtgataatgaactgggagattcaggagtgaaactggtgtctgcggctctgaggaacccggagtgtaaaatacagaaattgcg gctgaacaaAGTCGGTCTGACAGATTCTGGGGCTGAGGATCTCGCCAACGATCTCATTACAAATCGATCACTCATGTATCTGGACCTGAGTGCCAATACACTGGGAGATTCAGGGGTGAAACTgttgtctgcggctctgaggaacccggaatGTAAAATTCAGAGACTGTG GCTGACTGGTGTCCATCTATCAGATTCTGGCGTCGAGGATCTCGTTTCAGCTATCATTATAAACCGATTAATAACGCGGTTGAACCTGGAATCAAACTGGCTCACAGACCGATCTATCCCCGCTCTTCGCCTCCTTATACTAGCACTCCCGAGTCTGGAGCGGATCGT gctggtggAGAATAAGTTCAGTCAAGCTGGAGAGAAGGAACTGATGACTCTCCAGGAAAGCAGACCTGGACTCAGAGTGATATTTGACCATCGGAATTTGTGA